The genomic segment TCGGCTTTTTGTTCACGATCCTGCGCACGATGGCGAAGAACGTATCCCAAAGCGGCACACCCAGCACGACGATTGGGATGATAAAGGAAACGAACAACGCTTCTTTAAAGCCCATAATCGACAGAGCAGCCAGGTTAAAGCCCAAGAAAAGCGAACCGGTGTCGCCCATGAACAGGCGAGCTGGATGAAAGTTAAAGTAGAGAAAGCCCAGGATCGCTCCGAGGAGCACGAAACAGTAGGTCGCTACCTTGTAATCGTCCATCAACAAGGCCATGACACCCATTGTCCCTGCAGCAATCGCTGACACACCTGCCGACAGGCCATCGAGACCGTCAATCAGGTTCACTGCATTGGTTACACCGACAATCCAAAACATCGTGATCGGAATCGCGAGCCAGAAAAGCCAGCCACTGCTGAAATCAATGCTTCCGCTATACGGCAGATTCACGACACCGATCTTCAAGCCAAAAGGAATGACGACAATCGCTGTTGCGACTAGCTGTCCGAGCAGCTTCCACTTTGGCGAGAGCTGGTATTTGTCATCGAGCATGCCGACGACCATAACGATCGTACTTCCGAGGAAAATTCCCAACATTTCCGATAGGCTTGTATACGGGACAAATAGGAAGAACGCAACCAGATATCCGATATAAATAGCCAAACCACCCATACGTGGCATGATTCGTGTGTGTACCTTGCGCTGGTTCGGGGCATCCACTGCTCCTACTTTTACAGCCAGGTTTTTTACATACGGTGTTGCAATAAACGATATGATCAGCGAAGTCAGAAATCCGAGGATTAGTGTAGACATCGACTGTTCTCCTCTCTACGGATGCATCTAGGAACGGCTACTCCATTTTTCTTTCAGTACGGTTAGAACAAACCGCGGAATAGCCAGTTGACGCTTCCAGCGAGTAGGCTCGGAAGCAAGTCGATAAAACCATTCCAAATGCAGTTTTTGCCAGATCTCGGGAGCGCGCTTCACTTTCCCGGAAATGACGTCAAAGCTTCCGCCTACCCCCATCATCAGGGAGGCATTCAACTGATCGCGATACTTCGCCATCCATTCATCTTGTCTGGGCGCACCCAGTGCGACGAACAGGAGCTGCGGTTTCGCTTCGGCAATTTCCTGTACAATTTGAGGTTCTTCCTCTGGGCGAAAATAGCCATCCCGACATCCGACGATTCGAGCGTTCGGATAACGAGCACTCAGTTTGTCTTTTGCCAAATGAATAACATCTGGCTTGGCGCCGAGTAAATACACGCCCCACTGATGTTGATCGGCTTTCGTCATGAACGCTTCCAGAAGCTCCACACCCGTAACGCGCTCATAAATCGGCTGATTCGTCCATTTGGCAGCGTATACGATTCCAATTCCATCTGGAACGACATAGGCTTGTTCTACAATAGATCGGAAAGCGCGATTCTCTCTCGCTACCATGACGATTTCCGGATTGGCGGTGACCACGTGGGTCTTTTGACCGCTTTGTATGCGTTCTGTTATATAATCGACAGTCTCACGGAAACCGCGAGTCGTAAATGGCACATCTAGTATGGTTGCGACCTGTTTGGTCATTTCTTCACCTTCAAGTGCTTGTTAGTAAATGAATGTTTAAAAAGACGACTTTTTAAACTACCTATTCATGCATGGAGTTGCCCATTAGCCATTCTACCCGAAAAGAAAGGCACATTCAAGATGATCATGAATGTGCCTTATTTCCTGCCGTCAGGGCAAACATCAATCCACCCTCTGCTACTACTTTCCCATTTACCAGTGCTCTGCCATGCCCTTTGCCGACGGTTCCACGCACACGAGTAAGCTCAACCTCTAGTACCAGCGTATCTCCCGGCTTCACTTGATCTTTGAACCGGAATTCATCAATGCCTGCAAACAGTCCGATTTTTCCTTGATGTTCCTCCATGCTGAGCATCGCTACTGCCCCAACCTGTGCCAATGCTTCCACAATCAGGACACCAGGCATGACTGGATAACCAGGAAAATGGCCTTGGAAAAACGGTTCATTGATTGTTACGTTTTTCACTCCAACCGCTTTTTTTCCTAGCTCCAGCTCTTCAATTCTGTCTACCAACAAAAACGGGTAACGATGCGGGATGATTTCCTGAATTTGCATAATATCCAAAGGCGCTTTGATTTCCATTATGTATCGCTCCATTTCCATACTTAACTAGACTTGTCTATGCATGAATACCCTTTGACTAACGAAACAATATAGATAACTCCCGCCCCAGTTGAACGGACAAGCGGGGTTAAGATAAAAGGAGCACTTCCTCCCTACAGAGCGGGAAGTGCTCTTTTTCAACCTTACACGCGGTTCAACAGTCGAGCCTTTGCCAGATAAATCGCGCTCACAATAAATGAGAACGTTATAACCGACCAAAGTATCGCTTCACTGTACTCATAACGGTACATAACGAGCGGAATGACCAGATACAAAAGAACGGTTGTCAGCTTACCATAGGCATTTGCAGGAACAGTTTTTTTGCCACGGAAATGATAAACAGCTCCTGTTACTATCATTGCCAGATCGCGCACAAAGAAAAACAGGGCGGCCCATACACTGATTCGATCCGTCAAAAATAATGAGGCGATGACCGCCAGCATCATTAATTTATCTGCCAGAGGATCTAACATCATTCCGATGGTGGTCACAAGCTTATGCTTCCGCGCGATGTACCCGTCCGCAATATCGGTCACTCCCGCCAAAATCAAAATGCCTAAAGCGATTTCAACATGATACGGAAACTCCGAAAAAAAGACATACAGGTACAAAGGGATGAGCACGATGCGAAAGATCGTAAGCAAATTAGGAAGATTCACGGACATCCCTCCGTATTCAAATCGTCACTTCCTTTTTCAACCACTCGACCTATTATACTCTGTGGACAAACACCACAACAAGTCCTCGAAAAAATAGGAGCCCCAACCATAGGTTCGGGCTTGTCCAGCTAGGTTTTTAGGTTTCTTCAAACATTAAATCCCACATATGTTTGTAGGTTCCTGGATCGAATACATCAGACATTGGCTTCTTGCCAACCCCACCGTATCCGATCATCAAACCAATGACCAGTGAGAAAAACAGCAGGAGTGGGACCAGCACCATCTTGGCAACTCTCAGCCGCCAATTTTTGCCGCTCCGTTCCCGCTCTTTTCCTTTTGACTTAACTTCTTCGGTCTGACGCGGGAAACGTTTGCTCTTCCCTTGTTCCATGCTCCTCTCCTCCGTCATGTTGATTGTTATGGGTTATCTGCTTCTCAGTTGGTTGGCAATACCCATCATTTGATCACTGATGCCGACTGCACGTGAGTTTAATTGATATGCACGCTGAATGTTCACCAGCTGGGACATTTCCTCTGTCATGCTTACATTGGAGCCTTCCAATGCTCCTTGTCGAAGTGTAGCATCGCCTGCAATGAGGGCATTGGTGTATTTGGTAGTTGGATTTGCACCGGAATCTAACTCGGCATCAAACAGATTCTGACCGACTTGCTGCAACTGATCAGGATTGTCTACTTTCCAAAGGCCGATATTGCCGTAAGACACTCCATTAGCAGTAAGCGCTCCCTCGGCAGTAATTTGAATATTGGTAACTGGCTCGGGCAATACAATATTTACGCCGTTTTCGTCAGTCAAAATGTGACCAGAGGTAGTGTGCAATACATAACCTTGTTCATCATCATCAAATGAAACCTTGAAAGAGCCGTCGCGTGTCAATCGATTTTCCTCTTGAATGACAGCACCAGTAGCGTCCTTGATCTTGTGAGTGACTAGAAAATACCCGTCTCCCTCAACCAACACATCTGTTGGCACATCCGTGACTTTCACAATACCTTGACCGAGATCCAGCTTGGTCATGCCAAGACGGGCACCGCTTCCGATCCGAATCCCCACTGGCGTATTCCGATTTTGATTGTCTGCTGCCGGCTGTTCATTCATCGAATCGGAGAGAAGCTCGGAAAACGATGCGACCCGGCGCTTGTACCCGATTGTATCAATATTCGCCAGGTTGTTGGCTGTATTGTCCAACGCTTGCTGAATACCGCGCATAGCTGATGTGGAAATATTAAGCGACTGCATCTTTCCTACCTCCTATTATCCGTTAACACGACCGATTTCATTAGCAGCCTTATCCAACGTACCATCAATTGTTGTAATGACCCGTTGGTTTGCTTCATAAGCGCGTAGTACACTCATCATGTTCGTCATGGTTTGACCAGGGTCTACATTAGAACGCTCACGCCAACCTTGTTGCATACCGTATCGGCCTGCAACCGTAGGTGTACCGTATGTACCTGCTGCCAGAGCTGCTTGATCGTTCGCTTCTGCAACATCAATCGCTTCGACGTCTGTGTCGCCTTCCCAACGGAATACATTGGTCCCTTCCCGAACAAGCATCAAGGGATTGGTTACTACAGCCAGTCCCAATCGAGGATGCGCTGCCAACGATTGATATTCATTCGTCGTTGGGTCTTTGTACAGCAATTCGCCAGCCTCGTTAATCTTCAAATCTTGTCCAGCATTGATTCCGCTTACTGGGTCATTGATTCGGATCGCCTGATTTTGATTGTCCAGAACATAATACCCATCGGGCGTTACCAAGTAGCCATCCGCATTCACGCTCCAGTTGCCGTTTCGCGTGTAGCGAATATTCTCTTCTTGAGCTGGCTGCGTCAAATCCTCAATCCGCGCCACACTGTAAAACAACCGTCTCTCATTCCCATCCTGATCTGGCTGAATATTGTCCATCAACGCAAGATCATACGGATTGCGTGTCTCTTCAATATCCCCCTGCGCAAAATTCGGCAGCGCCTCCGACATGTATACCCCTGTGTGCAAACGCCCGATAATGGCAGGTTGTCCAGGCATAGTAGGGACACCCGGAACATCCAGTCCCTCCTGATCGTTCATGCGGGAGAGCAATTGCTCCGGAAATGCACGCATGACACCCACGTCCTGTTTGAACCCGGGTGTATTGATATTTGCTAAGTTGTTCGCCAGCGATTCTTGCCTGTTCTGCAAAGCCAGCATGCCAGATGCAGACGTATACAAGCCTCTGATCACTTAAATCTTACCCCCTGAATAATCGCTTATTCGAGTGAGCCGGCATCTTGTCCAAATAGTCCAGCATCATTCCTGTTCCTTTTGCAACGCACATCATAGGCTCGTCCGCTACCAACACAGGAACCTTCAGCTCCTCTGCCAGAATCTCGTCAATACCGTGCAATAATGCGCCGCCACCGGTCAGGAAAACACCCTTATCAATTATATCGGCAGAAAGCTCCGGAGGTGTTCGTTCTAAAACAGATTTTGAGGCTTGTACAATCGCACTCACCGACTCAGCCAGGGCTTCCTGGACTTCATTGGAGCGAATGGTAATCGTTTGCGGCAAGCCGCTTACCATGTCTCGACCCCGAATGTCCATTTCGTCCTGGCGTCCGCCGGATACGGTTCCAATCTGAACCTTGATATCTTCAGCCGTACGCTCCCCAATCAGCAATTTGTATTTATTTTTTATGTAACGCATAATAGCCACATCGAATGTATCGCCTGCTACTTTAATGGAGGAAGACGTGACAATATCGCCCATCGACAATACCGCTACATCGGTCGTTCCCCCACCGATATCCACTACCATATTACCGGACGGCTGAAAAATGTCCATTCCTGCCCCGACTGCGGCAACTTTCGGTTCTTCTTCGATAAATACTTCTCTTGCTCCACCGCTGCGCTCAGCTGCTTCGCGAATTGCTTTTTGCTCAACAGAGGTGATGTTGGTCGGGCAGCAAATCAAAATGCGCGGACGGGCAAACATGCTCTTTCCACCAATTTTGTTCAAAAAGTGCTTCAGCATGGCCTCTGTGATTTCAAAATCCGCGATAACCCCTTCTCGCAAAGGTCGGATCGCTACGATATTTCCTGGGGTGCGGCCCACCATGCGATAGGCTTCATTTCCCACGGCCAAAACTTTTCTGGTTTTACTATCTATTGCCACGACAGATGGTTCGTCTAGGACAATTCCCTTGCCTTTTACAAAAACCAAGACATTGGCCGTGCCCAAGTCGATTCCGATATCTTTGCCAAACATGAAAGGTCCTCCCTGATTACCAGTTACATTTCTACCTAATATCATAGGCTCTTCTACGTGAGAGGACAAGGAAATTCTTTCTTACACACTTTCCTCCTGTTCTACTCGTACTTTTTTACTACGCCGTTTGTACTTAATTTTGGTTGCTTCGCCTCCCCGTAGATGTCTGATGGCTTTGTGATATTCCAAAATTTCCTTAACCTGGTTCGCTAACTCTGGATTTATCTCAGGCAGCCGCTCAGTCAAGTCCTTGTGCACAGTACTTTTCGAAACACCGAACTCTTT from the Brevibacillus brevis genome contains:
- a CDS encoding glycosyltransferase family 4 protein, whose translation is MSTLILGFLTSLIISFIATPYVKNLAVKVGAVDAPNQRKVHTRIMPRMGGLAIYIGYLVAFFLFVPYTSLSEMLGIFLGSTIVMVVGMLDDKYQLSPKWKLLGQLVATAIVVIPFGLKIGVVNLPYSGSIDFSSGWLFWLAIPITMFWIVGVTNAVNLIDGLDGLSAGVSAIAAGTMGVMALLMDDYKVATYCFVLLGAILGFLYFNFHPARLFMGDTGSLFLGFNLAALSIMGFKEALFVSFIIPIVVLGVPLWDTFFAIVRRIVNKKPISSPDKGHLHHCLLNMGLSHRSTVLTIYSISIFFGMMAILLTKTTKWTTIIVMVALLIVIHLGTEIVGLVSRRHRPLINTYRRIKIKQAEQQRRTN
- a CDS encoding WecB/TagA/CpsF family glycosyltransferase; this encodes MTKQVATILDVPFTTRGFRETVDYITERIQSGQKTHVVTANPEIVMVARENRAFRSIVEQAYVVPDGIGIVYAAKWTNQPIYERVTGVELLEAFMTKADQHQWGVYLLGAKPDVIHLAKDKLSARYPNARIVGCRDGYFRPEEEPQIVQEIAEAKPQLLFVALGAPRQDEWMAKYRDQLNASLMMGVGGSFDVISGKVKRAPEIWQKLHLEWFYRLASEPTRWKRQLAIPRFVLTVLKEKWSSRS
- the fabZ gene encoding 3-hydroxyacyl-ACP dehydratase FabZ, producing MEIKAPLDIMQIQEIIPHRYPFLLVDRIEELELGKKAVGVKNVTINEPFFQGHFPGYPVMPGVLIVEALAQVGAVAMLSMEEHQGKIGLFAGIDEFRFKDQVKPGDTLVLEVELTRVRGTVGKGHGRALVNGKVVAEGGLMFALTAGNKAHS
- a CDS encoding CDP-alcohol phosphatidyltransferase family protein — its product is MSVNLPNLLTIFRIVLIPLYLYVFFSEFPYHVEIALGILILAGVTDIADGYIARKHKLVTTIGMMLDPLADKLMMLAVIASLFLTDRISVWAALFFFVRDLAMIVTGAVYHFRGKKTVPANAYGKLTTVLLYLVIPLVMYRYEYSEAILWSVITFSFIVSAIYLAKARLLNRV
- a CDS encoding DNA-directed RNA polymerase subunit beta, which produces MEQGKSKRFPRQTEEVKSKGKERERSGKNWRLRVAKMVLVPLLLFFSLVIGLMIGYGGVGKKPMSDVFDPGTYKHMWDLMFEET
- a CDS encoding flagellar hook-basal body protein encodes the protein MQSLNISTSAMRGIQQALDNTANNLANIDTIGYKRRVASFSELLSDSMNEQPAADNQNRNTPVGIRIGSGARLGMTKLDLGQGIVKVTDVPTDVLVEGDGYFLVTHKIKDATGAVIQEENRLTRDGSFKVSFDDDEQGYVLHTTSGHILTDENGVNIVLPEPVTNIQITAEGALTANGVSYGNIGLWKVDNPDQLQQVGQNLFDAELDSGANPTTKYTNALIAGDATLRQGALEGSNVSMTEEMSQLVNIQRAYQLNSRAVGISDQMMGIANQLRSR
- a CDS encoding flagellar hook-basal body protein, translating into MIRGLYTSASGMLALQNRQESLANNLANINTPGFKQDVGVMRAFPEQLLSRMNDQEGLDVPGVPTMPGQPAIIGRLHTGVYMSEALPNFAQGDIEETRNPYDLALMDNIQPDQDGNERRLFYSVARIEDLTQPAQEENIRYTRNGNWSVNADGYLVTPDGYYVLDNQNQAIRINDPVSGINAGQDLKINEAGELLYKDPTTNEYQSLAAHPRLGLAVVTNPLMLVREGTNVFRWEGDTDVEAIDVAEANDQAALAAGTYGTPTVAGRYGMQQGWRERSNVDPGQTMTNMMSVLRAYEANQRVITTIDGTLDKAANEIGRVNG
- the mreB gene encoding rod shape-determining protein translates to MFGKDIGIDLGTANVLVFVKGKGIVLDEPSVVAIDSKTRKVLAVGNEAYRMVGRTPGNIVAIRPLREGVIADFEITEAMLKHFLNKIGGKSMFARPRILICCPTNITSVEQKAIREAAERSGGAREVFIEEEPKVAAVGAGMDIFQPSGNMVVDIGGGTTDVAVLSMGDIVTSSSIKVAGDTFDVAIMRYIKNKYKLLIGERTAEDIKVQIGTVSGGRQDEMDIRGRDMVSGLPQTITIRSNEVQEALAESVSAIVQASKSVLERTPPELSADIIDKGVFLTGGGALLHGIDEILAEELKVPVLVADEPMMCVAKGTGMMLDYLDKMPAHSNKRLFRG
- the spoIIID gene encoding sporulation transcriptional regulator SpoIIID: MHDYIKERTIKIGRYIVETRNTVRMIAKEFGVSKSTVHKDLTERLPEINPELANQVKEILEYHKAIRHLRGGEATKIKYKRRSKKVRVEQEESV